From the genome of Gemmatimonadaceae bacterium, one region includes:
- a CDS encoding valine--tRNA ligase, with translation MTLPDLNPLPPQYDAATTEAEWYPRWTEHGVFVADAARATTREPYVIVMPPPNVTAVLHVGHGLNNTVQDVLIRWRRMAGDEALWLPGTDHAGIATQNVVEKQLAAEGQTRFDVGRSAFVSRVAEFVEQTGGEILTQLKAIGSSADWSRTAYTFSPELSVAVREAFVRLHEDGLVYKGHRVIHWCPRCGTSLSDEEAEFTDTAGKLYHLRYVLADDPSHSVIVATTRPETMLGDVAVAVHPDDERYLAFVGRDVVLPLNGVRIPVVADTYTDPAFGSGAVKITPAHDPNDFEVGKRHALAMPVIIDAAGVVREVESAAGRVPSALAGLDRFEARTKIVAMLEAAGALVKVEPHQHSVRHCYRCDTVVEPRLSDQWFVRMQPLAEKALGVLRSGELRILPDRWEAVYVNWLEGIRDWNISRQIWWGHRVPVWYCDACDQAPIVSRHDVSNCPTCGGTVRQDEDVLDTWFSSWLWPISTLGWPNADSADLKAFYPGDVLVTAPEILFFWVSRMVMSGCWFMGQSPFHTVYLHGTVRDMVHRKMSKSLGNGIDPLDVVRLYGADALRWTMVAGLGLGVDVMLDPNDLDKSFAPGRNFCTKLWNIGRFLLSRVGTEPVQSLAALADGSLTAADAWILERLDTAIDECNAALGPARPANGLTWTDAERGRGLRLSEYAEAARRFVWNELADWYLESIKPRLFAEGGADREVARAVLAHAFDGALRLLQPMIPFITEALWQHLPQTPDGEFLAQAAWPTARVAGAVSDRERALVALFESAREAVQGIRQVRAEYNVTPGAMITAIVNPTSESVDVVATQAAVIGSFTRAAITVSGDTPREAAASIVGQRVTIHVPLAGMIDLEKERLRLSAEIAQLQQALDALLGRLSNEKFMAKAPPAIVDAERAKAADWQARLALLRRKLDQLDA, from the coding sequence ATGACTTTGCCCGACCTGAATCCGCTGCCCCCGCAGTACGACGCTGCGACAACTGAAGCCGAGTGGTATCCGCGCTGGACCGAACATGGCGTCTTTGTCGCCGATGCGGCGCGGGCCACCACGCGTGAGCCCTATGTGATTGTGATGCCGCCGCCCAATGTGACGGCGGTGCTGCACGTGGGTCACGGTCTCAACAACACCGTGCAGGACGTGCTGATCCGCTGGCGACGCATGGCCGGCGACGAGGCGCTGTGGCTGCCGGGTACGGATCACGCCGGCATCGCCACGCAGAACGTCGTTGAAAAGCAGTTGGCGGCGGAAGGCCAGACGCGATTCGATGTCGGGCGGTCGGCCTTTGTATCGCGCGTGGCGGAATTCGTCGAACAAACGGGCGGCGAAATCCTCACGCAGTTGAAGGCCATCGGATCGAGTGCCGACTGGTCGCGCACGGCCTACACGTTCTCGCCCGAGCTTTCGGTGGCGGTGCGCGAGGCGTTTGTCCGCCTGCACGAGGACGGCCTGGTGTACAAGGGCCACCGGGTCATCCATTGGTGCCCGCGTTGTGGCACCTCGCTGTCCGATGAGGAGGCGGAGTTCACGGACACGGCGGGCAAGCTGTATCACCTGCGCTACGTGCTGGCGGACGATCCTTCACACAGCGTGATCGTAGCAACCACGCGACCGGAGACGATGTTGGGCGACGTCGCCGTGGCGGTGCACCCGGACGACGAGCGCTATCTCGCGTTTGTGGGTCGGGACGTGGTGCTGCCGCTCAACGGTGTGCGCATACCGGTGGTGGCCGACACTTACACCGATCCCGCGTTCGGCTCGGGGGCGGTGAAGATCACGCCCGCCCACGACCCCAACGATTTCGAAGTCGGCAAGCGGCATGCGCTCGCCATGCCGGTGATCATCGATGCGGCAGGCGTGGTGCGCGAAGTCGAATCGGCTGCCGGTCGCGTGCCGTCCGCGTTGGCGGGTCTCGATCGATTCGAGGCACGCACGAAGATTGTCGCGATGCTGGAGGCAGCGGGCGCGTTGGTGAAGGTCGAACCGCATCAGCACAGTGTTCGGCACTGCTATCGCTGCGACACGGTGGTGGAGCCGCGTCTGTCGGACCAGTGGTTTGTGCGGATGCAGCCGCTGGCGGAAAAGGCGCTCGGCGTGCTGCGCAGTGGCGAACTGCGCATTCTGCCCGACCGCTGGGAAGCGGTGTACGTGAACTGGCTGGAAGGGATTCGCGACTGGAACATCTCGCGCCAGATCTGGTGGGGCCATCGCGTCCCCGTCTGGTACTGCGACGCCTGTGATCAGGCGCCGATTGTTTCCCGTCACGATGTCTCGAACTGCCCCACGTGCGGCGGCACGGTGCGTCAGGATGAAGATGTGCTCGACACATGGTTCTCGTCGTGGCTGTGGCCCATCTCGACGCTTGGCTGGCCCAACGCGGACAGCGCGGACCTCAAGGCGTTCTATCCCGGCGACGTACTCGTCACCGCACCGGAGATCCTGTTCTTCTGGGTCTCGCGCATGGTGATGTCGGGCTGCTGGTTCATGGGCCAGTCGCCGTTTCACACGGTGTACCTGCACGGAACGGTGCGCGACATGGTTCATCGCAAGATGTCCAAGTCACTGGGCAACGGCATCGATCCGCTGGACGTGGTGCGCCTTTATGGAGCCGACGCGTTGCGCTGGACGATGGTTGCCGGGTTGGGTCTTGGTGTCGATGTCATGCTCGACCCCAACGACCTGGACAAGTCGTTCGCGCCTGGCCGCAACTTCTGCACCAAGCTCTGGAACATCGGTCGGTTCCTGCTGTCGCGCGTGGGCACCGAGCCGGTGCAATCGCTGGCGGCGCTGGCCGACGGATCACTGACGGCCGCCGACGCGTGGATTCTCGAGCGTCTCGACACCGCCATCGACGAGTGCAACGCCGCGCTGGGACCAGCACGTCCCGCCAACGGCTTGACATGGACTGACGCCGAGCGTGGTCGTGGACTGCGACTGTCGGAGTATGCCGAAGCGGCGCGGCGGTTCGTCTGGAACGAGTTGGCAGACTGGTATCTGGAGTCCATCAAGCCACGACTGTTCGCCGAGGGTGGTGCCGATCGCGAAGTCGCGCGCGCCGTGCTCGCGCACGCGTTCGATGGTGCGTTGCGACTGTTGCAGCCGATGATCCCGTTCATCACCGAAGCACTCTGGCAACATCTTCCGCAAACGCCGGATGGGGAGTTCCTGGCGCAGGCCGCCTGGCCAACGGCGCGCGTGGCCGGTGCGGTATCCGACCGCGAGCGCGCACTCGTGGCGCTGTTCGAGTCGGCGCGTGAGGCCGTGCAAGGCATTCGGCAGGTGCGTGCCGAATACAACGTCACACCGGGCGCGATGATCACCGCGATCGTCAATCCCACCAGCGAATCGGTTGACGTGGTGGCTACGCAAGCCGCCGTGATTGGATCGTTCACGCGGGCCGCCATCACGGTGAGCGGGGACACACCGCGCGAGGCGGCCGCCAGCATTGTCGGTCAGCGGGTCACAATCCACGTGCCGCTGGCCGGCATGATCGATCTGGAGAAGGAACGGCTGCGGCTGTCGGCGGAAATTGCGCAGTTGCAACAGGCGCTCGATGCCCTGCTGGGTCGCTTGTCCAACGAAAAGTTCATGGCCAAGGCGCCACCGGCCATTGTGGACGCCGAGCGCGCCAAGGCCGCCGACTGGCAGGCTCGGCTCGCGCTGTTGCGCCGCAAGCTCGACCAATTGGACGCATGA
- a CDS encoding BON domain-containing protein — MLLLVALGAVTGLALGVVLAERSGGLDGLTSRVRGARKRRQPDEQDESGAADTPPDASEMLADDDEGGDTDGAYLPEEYDSAWSHPDEAELEARVLEVFRNDPTLRGRAIDIGAIGDGTIELTGWVHSERELAHALTLARGVPDVQDVMDSLTVRDTDRSRAGQSATDR; from the coding sequence ATGCTCCTGCTCGTTGCACTCGGCGCCGTCACCGGGCTGGCTCTGGGGGTTGTCCTGGCCGAACGAAGTGGTGGGCTGGATGGCCTGACATCTCGTGTTCGCGGCGCCCGGAAACGGAGACAGCCCGATGAGCAGGACGAGTCGGGAGCGGCCGACACGCCACCGGACGCATCGGAGATGTTGGCTGATGACGACGAGGGTGGGGACACTGACGGGGCCTATCTCCCGGAAGAGTACGACAGCGCGTGGTCACATCCGGACGAAGCCGAGTTGGAGGCGCGCGTTTTGGAGGTGTTCCGGAACGATCCGACGCTGCGCGGCCGGGCGATCGATATCGGGGCGATCGGCGATGGCACCATTGAGCTCACCGGCTGGGTGCACAGTGAAAGGGAGTTGGCGCATGCGCTGACGCTGGCGCGGGGGGTGCCGGATGTGCAGGACGTGATGGACAGCCTCACGGTCCGGGATACTGACCGTTCGCGCGCTGGTCAGTCTGCGACGGATCGCTAG
- the thrS gene encoding threonine--tRNA ligase, which yields MIVLTLPDGSTREVPAGTLGRDVVATIGARLLQASIAVAVNGEVQDLMTPLRTSGAFVVITEKDPRALAVLRHSGAHILATAVRRLRPDAKIGFGPAIDDGFYYDFEVDKPFTPEDLTAFEAEMKKVVSEKLPFVREEVTLALARQRFVDDPLKLERLDDFEGSDEVISTYTDGPFVDLCRGPHVADTSYLKHFKLLTIAGAYWRGDVKRQMLQRIYATAFFKKDELDAHLHQIEEAKKRDHRVLGRALDLFQLFPVAPGAVFWTPKGTMLYNTLEAFVRERQQEAFKEIKTPLLYNKALWEQSGHWGKYRENMFLVLDSESGEHDMSLKPMNCQSHHLYFASHKHSYRELPMRYVTFDVLHRNELSGALSGLTRVRQFAQDDCHVYLREDQIADEVQFLMDFILGYYETFGLTARLKFATRPEQRIGSDDLWDRAEAALRAALESTGREYEMKEGDGAFYGPKIDFDVTDSIGRAWQLGTIQLDYNAPERFDLSYTGEDNTAHRPVVIHRAVSGSFERFIAILIEHFAGAFPVWLAPEQVRVIPIAIDFNAHAEALVAQLKALGVRATLDARNETLNYRIREGEMQKVPYMCVIGRREADENTVALRTRGAGKKQDILAFDAFVARLTEEIRTRALVPAPPSATASTETEAAS from the coding sequence ATGATTGTCCTGACGCTGCCCGATGGTTCCACCCGCGAGGTCCCGGCGGGAACCTTGGGGCGGGATGTCGTGGCAACCATTGGTGCCCGGCTGCTGCAGGCGTCCATCGCGGTGGCGGTGAACGGCGAGGTGCAGGATCTCATGACGCCGCTGCGGACGTCGGGGGCCTTTGTCGTCATCACCGAAAAGGACCCGCGCGCGCTGGCGGTGCTGCGTCATTCGGGCGCGCACATTCTGGCGACCGCAGTGCGTCGTCTGCGGCCGGATGCCAAAATCGGATTCGGCCCGGCCATCGACGACGGCTTCTACTACGATTTCGAGGTCGACAAGCCGTTCACCCCCGAGGATCTCACGGCGTTCGAAGCCGAGATGAAGAAGGTGGTAAGCGAGAAGCTCCCCTTCGTGCGCGAGGAAGTGACGCTGGCCCTCGCGCGACAGCGCTTCGTGGACGATCCGCTGAAACTCGAGCGCCTTGATGATTTCGAGGGCTCCGATGAAGTGATCTCCACCTACACCGACGGTCCGTTCGTCGATCTGTGCCGGGGGCCCCACGTCGCCGACACGTCGTACCTGAAGCACTTCAAGCTCCTCACCATTGCCGGCGCCTATTGGCGCGGTGACGTGAAGCGGCAGATGCTGCAGCGCATCTACGCCACGGCCTTCTTCAAGAAGGACGAGCTGGACGCGCACCTGCACCAGATCGAGGAGGCGAAGAAGCGCGATCATCGCGTGCTGGGTCGCGCGCTCGACCTGTTCCAACTGTTCCCGGTGGCGCCCGGTGCGGTGTTCTGGACACCCAAGGGCACGATGCTGTACAACACGCTGGAGGCGTTCGTGCGCGAGCGTCAGCAGGAGGCGTTCAAGGAAATCAAGACGCCGTTGTTGTACAACAAGGCCCTCTGGGAGCAATCGGGGCATTGGGGCAAGTATCGCGAGAACATGTTCCTCGTGCTGGACAGCGAATCGGGTGAGCATGACATGTCGCTCAAGCCCATGAACTGCCAATCGCATCATCTGTACTTTGCCTCCCACAAGCATTCCTATCGTGAACTGCCCATGCGGTACGTCACGTTCGACGTGCTGCACCGGAACGAACTGTCCGGCGCCCTGTCGGGGCTCACGCGGGTTCGGCAGTTTGCGCAGGACGATTGTCACGTCTATCTGCGCGAGGATCAGATTGCGGACGAGGTGCAGTTCCTGATGGACTTCATTCTTGGCTACTACGAGACGTTCGGGCTCACGGCCAGGCTCAAGTTCGCCACACGTCCCGAGCAACGCATTGGCAGTGATGACCTGTGGGACCGGGCCGAGGCCGCGCTGCGCGCCGCGCTCGAGTCGACCGGGCGTGAATACGAAATGAAAGAGGGCGACGGCGCGTTCTACGGTCCCAAGATCGACTTCGACGTCACGGACAGCATCGGTCGCGCCTGGCAACTGGGCACCATTCAGCTGGACTACAACGCGCCGGAGCGATTCGACCTGTCGTACACGGGCGAAGACAACACGGCGCATCGTCCGGTGGTCATTCATCGCGCGGTCTCCGGATCGTTCGAGCGATTCATTGCCATTCTCATCGAACACTTCGCGGGCGCGTTCCCGGTATGGCTGGCGCCGGAACAGGTGCGGGTGATCCCTATTGCCATCGATTTCAACGCGCACGCGGAAGCGCTTGTGGCGCAACTCAAGGCGCTGGGGGTACGGGCCACACTGGATGCGCGCAACGAGACGCTCAACTACCGCATTCGCGAAGGCGAAATGCAGAAAGTCCCGTACATGTGCGTCATTGGTCGACGCGAAGCCGACGAGAATACGGTCGCGCTCCGCACGCGCGGAGCGGGCAAGAAGCAGGATATCCTCGCGTTCGACGCCTTCGTGGCACGTCTGACCGAGGAGATCCGGACGCGCGCGCTGGTTCCGGCGCCGCCATCCGCCACCGCGTCGACGGAAACGGAGGCGGCGTCGTGA
- a CDS encoding GGDEF domain-containing protein: protein MTPEALLDLFVLSPVGLVEVDEEGKVEVANLAARNLLTPFTRDGTLDDLFSALGSVAPDLAARVRGYAAPRGVIVESIELIAPGVGRGVQLSLVKVSPTRIVAVATDASGLAHARGLVAQLEQRLQAVEGSVRDYAIYTITGEGIVASWSAAAERVHQWSAADMVGRSAAMLLAGDAGGDAHVQEALSLAARNGWSEEEGYRLRSDGSSFWATTIVTALRGADGEAVGFTVVTRDLSERRKFEEAVRDDATSNTDYLTGASTRRAFFDVASSEVARARRYGQPLSLLLVAPDNFRDIVDSHGEEFASEWLRSIANICRQESRTTDVLGRVGGEEFAVLLPSTELSGGLVLAERIRERMQRNVFPGELKGLRCTLSVGVAEVLDEITTVEGLLAASATAVERAKLAGMNLVVGYDV, encoded by the coding sequence GTGACCCCGGAAGCCCTGCTGGACCTGTTCGTGTTGTCGCCCGTCGGACTGGTCGAGGTCGATGAAGAAGGGAAGGTGGAAGTCGCCAATCTTGCGGCCCGCAACCTGTTGACGCCGTTCACCCGCGACGGCACGCTCGACGACCTGTTCTCGGCGCTGGGATCCGTCGCACCCGACCTTGCGGCGCGGGTGCGCGGATATGCGGCGCCGCGCGGGGTGATTGTGGAGTCGATCGAGCTGATCGCTCCGGGTGTCGGCCGTGGTGTCCAGTTGTCGCTGGTCAAAGTCTCGCCAACCCGCATCGTGGCGGTGGCGACCGATGCCAGCGGCCTCGCGCACGCCCGCGGTCTGGTCGCGCAGCTTGAGCAGCGACTGCAGGCGGTTGAAGGGTCGGTTCGCGACTACGCGATCTATACGATCACCGGCGAGGGCATCGTCGCATCGTGGAGTGCGGCGGCCGAACGGGTGCATCAATGGTCGGCGGCCGATATGGTGGGACGATCGGCGGCGATGCTGCTGGCGGGAGACGCCGGAGGCGATGCGCATGTGCAGGAGGCGCTGTCACTGGCGGCGCGAAACGGCTGGTCGGAGGAAGAGGGCTATCGACTGCGCTCTGATGGCTCGTCGTTCTGGGCCACCACCATCGTGACGGCGCTGCGGGGGGCCGATGGCGAAGCGGTGGGGTTTACGGTCGTCACCCGCGACCTGTCCGAGCGCCGCAAGTTCGAGGAGGCCGTGCGCGATGATGCGACCAGCAACACGGACTACCTGACCGGTGCCTCCACGCGTCGCGCGTTCTTCGATGTGGCATCGTCGGAGGTGGCGCGGGCACGGCGCTACGGCCAGCCCCTGTCGTTGCTCCTGGTCGCGCCGGACAATTTTCGCGACATCGTCGATTCGCATGGCGAGGAGTTCGCCAGCGAGTGGCTGCGCTCCATCGCCAATATCTGTCGACAGGAGTCGCGCACCACCGATGTACTCGGACGCGTGGGCGGTGAGGAGTTTGCCGTGCTGCTGCCCAGCACCGAATTGTCGGGCGGACTGGTGTTGGCGGAACGCATTCGCGAGCGCATGCAACGCAATGTCTTTCCCGGTGAGCTGAAGGGATTGCGGTGCACGCTCTCGGTCGGTGTAGCCGAAGTGCTCGATGAAATCACCACGGTGGAGGGACTGCTCGCCGCGTCCGCCACGGCGGTCGAACGGGCGAAGCTCGCGGGCATGAACCTCGTGGTTGGCTACGACGTCTGA